One window of the Methanocaldococcus vulcanius M7 genome contains the following:
- a CDS encoding radical SAM protein, with amino-acid sequence MITLDLSKYRMITDVKCKNNKLLLEINKNYEVVLEIPYQEVEVSPPIIKINTHPRRAENIKIGILNLISYTIANNLKNKITKRRTIYINEPIPLIGHTAFGLIERGRNIIQVRGHCGCNLNCIFCSVDEGEFSKTRKNDYYVDLDYLISEYKKLSEFKENKYLEAHLDGQGEPSLYYPLVDLVQNLVDINKKGNGIVSMQTNGTVLSYKLIDELEEVGLHRINLSINALDEKMAKMLSGRKDYNVEKILDLAEYIKNSKIHLLVAPLLLPNVNDNEFKKVIDFAIDLEQKNPQNILNPLTGKKDPILGCQLCRVYQFGRRPKKMKIWDFERFYNLLRSYELEYAKKGIDVRLITSPKDFGTHKRKRLPYPFKVGEIVKAKVELDGRVKGEVLGVAKNRVIQIINCQNERKLIGKVIKVRILRNKDNIIVAERI; translated from the coding sequence ATGATAACGTTAGATCTTTCAAAATACAGAATGATAACGGATGTTAAATGCAAAAATAACAAACTATTGTTAGAGATAAATAAAAACTATGAAGTTGTTTTAGAAATTCCTTATCAAGAAGTTGAGGTATCTCCTCCAATAATAAAAATTAATACCCACCCAAGAAGAGCAGAGAATATAAAAATAGGTATATTAAATCTGATCTCCTATACTATTGCAAACAATTTAAAAAATAAGATAACCAAAAGGAGGACTATATATATAAATGAACCGATTCCTTTGATTGGACACACTGCCTTTGGTTTGATTGAAAGAGGAAGAAACATCATACAAGTTAGAGGGCACTGCGGATGTAATTTAAACTGCATATTCTGCTCTGTGGACGAAGGAGAGTTTTCAAAAACAAGAAAAAACGATTATTATGTAGATCTCGATTACCTAATTAGTGAGTATAAAAAACTATCTGAATTTAAAGAAAATAAATACTTAGAAGCCCACTTAGACGGGCAAGGAGAGCCCTCCCTTTATTATCCATTAGTTGATTTGGTGCAAAACTTGGTAGATATAAACAAAAAAGGCAATGGTATCGTTTCTATGCAAACTAACGGAACAGTTTTGAGCTATAAACTAATAGATGAGTTAGAAGAAGTAGGATTACATAGAATAAATCTATCAATTAACGCATTAGATGAAAAAATGGCTAAAATGCTTTCTGGTAGGAAAGATTATAATGTTGAAAAGATCTTAGATTTAGCAGAATATATAAAAAACTCTAAGATTCATCTACTTGTAGCCCCTCTTCTACTACCAAACGTGAACGATAATGAATTTAAAAAAGTTATTGATTTTGCTATTGATTTGGAGCAGAAAAATCCTCAAAATATACTAAATCCACTAACAGGGAAAAAAGACCCTATTTTAGGTTGTCAATTATGCAGAGTTTACCAATTTGGAAGAAGACCTAAAAAGATGAAAATTTGGGATTTTGAAAGATTTTATAATTTATTAAGAAGCTATGAATTAGAGTATGCAAAAAAAGGAATTGACGTTAGGTTGATAACCTCTCCAAAGGACTTCGGAACACATAAAAGGAAAAGATTACCCTACCCTTTTAAAGTTGGAGAGATTGTGAAAGCAAAAGTTGAGTTAGATGGAAGGGTTAAGGGAGAAGTTTTGGGAGTTGCAAAAAATAGGGTTATTCAGATAATTAATTGCCAAAATGAAAGAAAATTAATAGGGAAAGTCATCAAGGTTAGGATTTTGAGAAATAAAGATAACATTATTGTCGCTGAGAGAATTTGA
- a CDS encoding IGHMBP2 family helicase — MNIIDLYVKKFKDLIEIERRCEMDFHKNEIIRLGKKRENVGRAILNLKGKFLGESLGCTLVRFGRKKPFKTEISPGDVVLISREDPLKSDLYANVISVGKNFIDVAFDEDVPKWVYKDRVRIDLYVNDITFKRMKEALREFAKRKNKLIYIILGLERPEKPLREDIKIKFYDDKLNDSQKLAVKRAVLSKDLYLIHGPPGTGKTRTLTEVIVQEVNFNKHKVLATADSNTAADNILEYLVKKYPDLKVVRVGHPTRISKDLIEHSLPYLIENHEKYQEVLSLKERIKQIKEERDKFLKPSPRWRRGMSDEQILKISKKKKSYRGIPKEKIISMAEWITKNKKIQKIIRNLDDLTEKIINEILSEADVVVSTNSMAGSDVLKDWEFDVVVIDEGSQAMEPSCLIPIVKGNKLIMAGDHKQLPPTVLSENKELKKTLFERLIKKYPDFSSILEIQYRMNEKIMEFPNRMFYDNKLKADESVKNITLLDLVKEEEIEETDKSIVNKIPVQFINVEGKERRDKESYSYYNIEEAEQVFDIVKKLLKYRIPISVITPYDAQVRYLRSMFEENNIDVEVNTVDGFQGRENETIVISFVRTEKFGFLKDLRRLNVAITRPKRKLVLIGNENLLKQDKIYNEMIKWAKSVENEKIRLNQ, encoded by the coding sequence GTGAACATTATAGATCTTTATGTTAAAAAATTCAAAGATCTTATCGAGATTGAAAGAAGATGTGAAATGGACTTCCATAAAAATGAGATTATTCGATTAGGAAAGAAGAGAGAAAACGTAGGAAGAGCAATTTTAAATTTAAAAGGAAAGTTTTTGGGAGAAAGTTTAGGTTGCACATTGGTGAGATTTGGTAGAAAAAAGCCATTTAAAACTGAAATATCCCCTGGAGATGTTGTTTTAATAAGTAGAGAAGATCCTCTAAAAAGTGATCTCTATGCAAATGTAATCTCAGTAGGAAAAAACTTCATAGATGTGGCTTTTGATGAAGATGTTCCAAAATGGGTCTACAAAGATAGAGTTAGAATTGATCTCTATGTCAATGACATAACATTTAAAAGAATGAAAGAAGCATTAAGAGAGTTCGCAAAAAGAAAAAATAAGCTTATATATATAATTTTAGGACTTGAACGTCCAGAAAAACCGTTAAGAGAAGATATTAAAATAAAGTTTTATGACGATAAACTCAATGATTCCCAAAAATTGGCAGTAAAAAGAGCAGTGTTAAGTAAAGATTTATACTTGATTCATGGTCCCCCAGGCACTGGAAAAACAAGAACTTTGACAGAAGTAATAGTTCAAGAGGTTAATTTCAATAAACATAAAGTTTTAGCAACCGCTGATTCGAATACCGCAGCTGATAACATTTTAGAGTATTTAGTTAAGAAATATCCTGATTTAAAAGTCGTTAGGGTTGGACATCCAACAAGAATCTCGAAGGACTTAATTGAACACTCTCTTCCTTATTTAATTGAAAATCATGAAAAATATCAAGAGGTTTTATCTCTAAAAGAGAGAATTAAACAGATTAAAGAAGAAAGAGATAAATTTTTAAAACCATCTCCAAGATGGAGGAGAGGAATGAGCGATGAGCAGATTTTAAAAATATCGAAAAAGAAAAAATCATATCGAGGAATTCCAAAAGAAAAAATCATAAGTATGGCAGAATGGATTACAAAAAATAAGAAAATACAGAAAATAATCAGAAATTTAGATGATCTAACTGAAAAAATTATAAATGAGATACTCTCAGAAGCGGATGTTGTTGTGTCAACGAACTCAATGGCCGGTTCTGATGTGTTAAAAGATTGGGAATTTGATGTGGTTGTTATAGATGAAGGAAGCCAAGCAATGGAACCATCTTGCTTAATCCCAATAGTTAAAGGAAATAAGCTAATAATGGCAGGAGACCATAAACAACTACCCCCAACAGTTTTAAGTGAAAATAAAGAATTAAAAAAGACCCTATTCGAACGTTTAATTAAAAAATATCCAGATTTTTCGTCAATATTAGAAATTCAATATAGAATGAACGAAAAAATAATGGAATTTCCAAATAGAATGTTCTATGACAACAAACTAAAAGCAGATGAAAGTGTAAAAAACATAACATTGTTGGACTTGGTTAAAGAAGAGGAGATAGAAGAAACAGATAAAAGCATCGTAAATAAGATTCCTGTCCAATTTATTAATGTAGAAGGAAAAGAGCGACGAGATAAAGAATCCTACTCTTACTACAACATAGAAGAAGCAGAACAGGTTTTTGATATTGTTAAAAAACTTTTGAAATATAGAATTCCAATAAGCGTTATAACCCCTTACGACGCCCAAGTAAGGTATCTAAGAAGCATGTTTGAAGAAAACAACATAGATGTGGAAGTTAATACAGTAGATGGTTTTCAGGGTAGGGAAAATGAGACAATAGTTATTTCATTCGTTAGAACAGAGAAGTTTGGATTTTTAAAAGATTTGAGAAGATTAAATGTTGCAATAACTCGTCCAAAAAGAAAATTGGTCTTAATAGGAAATGAAAATCTTTTAAAAC
- the mvk gene encoding mevalonate kinase → MIIKTPSKVILFGEHAVVYGYRAVSIAINLMSTVEIVKKEGNMVRLNLLDLNKAQNFDLDSIYNLNPSTYNKFDDFKYCLCAIKNTLNYCKINPNFGFELNISSKIPVSCGLGSSASITIGTIKAISKFYEKELDNENIANIGYLVEKEIQGKASITDTSTITYKGILEIKNNKFKKIKGEFEDFLKNCKFLIVYAEKRKKKTAELVNEVAKIENKDEIFKEIDKVINEALKTNNKEDFGKLMAKNHNLLKKLNISTPKLDRIVDIGNRLGFGAKLTGAGGGGCVIILVNEEKEKELLKELNKEDVKIFECKMVE, encoded by the coding sequence ATGATCATAAAAACTCCTTCAAAAGTAATCTTATTTGGGGAACATGCAGTAGTTTATGGATATAGAGCAGTATCTATTGCAATTAACTTAATGTCAACAGTAGAGATCGTAAAAAAAGAAGGAAACATGGTAAGATTAAACCTTTTAGATTTAAACAAAGCTCAAAACTTTGATTTGGACAGTATTTACAATCTTAACCCTTCAACATATAACAAATTTGACGACTTCAAATACTGCCTCTGTGCAATCAAAAATACACTAAATTACTGTAAAATTAATCCAAATTTTGGATTCGAATTAAATATTTCCTCAAAAATTCCAGTAAGTTGTGGTTTGGGAAGTTCTGCCTCAATAACAATCGGAACTATAAAAGCAATTAGCAAATTCTATGAAAAAGAGTTAGATAATGAAAATATTGCTAACATTGGATATTTAGTTGAGAAAGAAATTCAAGGTAAGGCAAGCATTACTGATACATCAACAATAACCTATAAAGGTATTTTAGAAATAAAAAACAACAAGTTCAAAAAAATTAAAGGAGAGTTTGAGGACTTTTTAAAAAACTGCAAGTTTTTAATTGTTTATGCTGAAAAAAGAAAGAAAAAAACTGCTGAATTAGTTAATGAAGTTGCCAAGATCGAGAATAAAGATGAGATATTTAAGGAAATAGATAAAGTTATTAATGAGGCATTAAAAACTAATAATAAAGAAGATTTTGGGAAATTGATGGCTAAAAACCATAATTTGTTAAAAAAGCTAAATATCTCAACACCAAAACTTGATAGGATTGTAGATATTGGTAATAGATTAGGTTTTGGGGCAAAATTAACAGGGGCTGGTGGAGGGGGCTGTGTAATAATCTTAGTTAATGAAGAAAAAGAGAAGGAACTTTTAAAAGAACTAAATAAAGAAGATGTAAAGATTTTTGAATGTAAAATGGTTGAATGA
- a CDS encoding ATP-binding protein, which translates to MIIAVSGKGGVGKTAFTTLLIKALSKKTNSILVVDADPDSNLPETLGVEVEKTVGDIREELKKLVEKDEIPGGMTKLDYLRSKIFEILVETKYYDLLVMGRPEGSGCYCSVNNWLRQIIDNLSKDYEFVIIDTEAGLEHLSRRTTQNVDVMIVITDASKRGLGTAKRIKKLANELEVKFKDIYVVANKVKPEYEEVIDNYAKELGLNLIGKLPYNKEIAEYDLKGIPLWNLPEDNEVYKKVEEIAEKIIKNKK; encoded by the coding sequence ATGATTATTGCAGTGAGCGGAAAAGGGGGCGTTGGAAAGACGGCATTTACAACATTGTTAATTAAAGCCCTATCTAAAAAAACAAACAGCATTTTGGTTGTTGATGCCGATCCTGACTCGAATCTACCAGAGACGTTGGGAGTTGAAGTTGAGAAGACGGTTGGTGATATTAGAGAAGAGTTAAAAAAATTGGTCGAAAAAGATGAAATTCCCGGTGGAATGACAAAGTTGGATTATTTAAGAAGTAAGATTTTTGAAATTTTGGTTGAGACAAAATATTATGACTTGTTAGTTATGGGAAGACCTGAAGGTAGTGGTTGTTATTGTAGTGTAAACAACTGGCTTAGACAAATTATAGATAACTTATCTAAGGATTATGAGTTTGTTATTATAGATACAGAAGCTGGCTTAGAGCATCTCAGCAGAAGAACAACACAAAATGTTGACGTGATGATTGTTATTACGGATGCTTCAAAGAGGGGCTTAGGAACTGCTAAGAGAATTAAAAAGTTAGCTAATGAGTTAGAGGTTAAGTTTAAAGATATTTATGTTGTTGCAAATAAGGTCAAACCAGAGTATGAAGAGGTAATTGATAACTATGCAAAAGAGCTTGGTTTGAATTTGATTGGGAAGCTTCCTTATAATAAGGAAATAGCTGAGTATGATTTAAAAGGTATACCTTTATGGAATCTACCAGAGGATAATGAGGTCTATAAAAAAGTTGAAGAGATTGCTGAGAAAATAATTAAAAATAAAAAATAA
- a CDS encoding outer membrane lipoprotein-sorting protein, which yields MKYKYIMLCLFLIVGIFFAGCTQQMNADEIAKKMQEKYDAMKSMEADVVITTNMMGQTETMQYEYAFEKPNKFYMENNKMLMVFNGKTYYMYDKIKNQYTKMDVNGDTSNIFNPDYGKFIKSMLDKFNVSYVGEKTYDGRKCYVLELISKENPEEKMTMYVDEEYWQPLKIEMNGLTIEYKNVKFNVDIPNDKFNFVPPKGAKLVGSGSMTTSKNIDEVQKDVSFKILVPKYTAGLELQNAMATKQNTDNKTEETVVLTYGKKGEVNIYEVKSKTPLIIPENYNNTITLKNGVKAILTSRNTVNMMMFEYSGVKVVITGTLNKDELIKMANSMIV from the coding sequence CTTATTTTTAATAGTTGGGATTTTCTTTGCAGGATGCACACAACAGATGAACGCAGATGAAATCGCAAAGAAAATGCAAGAGAAGTACGATGCAATGAAGTCAATGGAAGCAGATGTTGTAATCACAACAAACATGATGGGGCAGACAGAGACAATGCAATACGAATATGCGTTTGAAAAACCAAATAAATTTTACATGGAAAACAATAAAATGTTAATGGTCTTTAATGGAAAAACCTACTACATGTATGATAAAATAAAGAATCAATACACAAAAATGGATGTAAATGGAGATACAAGCAATATATTTAACCCTGATTATGGAAAGTTCATAAAATCAATGCTTGACAAATTTAATGTTTCATATGTCGGAGAAAAAACTTATGATGGAAGAAAATGTTATGTTTTGGAGTTAATCTCTAAAGAAAACCCCGAAGAAAAGATGACAATGTATGTTGATGAAGAATACTGGCAACCCTTAAAGATAGAGATGAATGGCCTAACAATTGAATATAAGAACGTTAAATTCAATGTAGATATACCAAATGATAAATTCAACTTTGTCCCTCCTAAGGGAGCAAAGCTCGTGGGTTCAGGATCCATGACAACATCAAAAAATATAGATGAAGTTCAAAAAGACGTTAGCTTTAAAATCTTAGTTCCAAAATACACTGCTGGGCTTGAATTGCAGAATGCCATGGCTACAAAACAAAATACCGATAATAAAACAGAAGAGACCGTTGTGCTAACCTATGGAAAGAAAGGAGAAGTAAATATCTACGAAGTTAAGAGTAAAACTCCACTGATCATTCCAGAAAATTACAATAACACAATAACTCTAAAAAACGGAGTTAAGGCAATTCTAACGAGCAGAAATACAGTAAATATGATGATGTTTGAATACAGTGGTGTTAAGGTTGTAATAACCGGAACGCTAAATAAAGATGAGTTAATAAAAATGGCAAATTCAATGATCGTATAA
- a CDS encoding pyridoxal phosphate-dependent aminotransferase, with product MLSKRMLNFDSFEVMDILTIAQKLESEGKHVIHLEIGEPDFNTPKPIIEEGINSLKDGKTHYTDSRGIIELRKKICELYLKKYGADLNPDNVIITGGSSLGLFFALSSIIDDGDEVLIQNPCYPCYKNFIRFLGAKPVFCDFTIESLENAISKKTKAIIINSPSNPLGETVKKEIYEFAYDNIPYIISDEIYNGLVYDGKNYSAVEFDENMEKTILINGFSKLYAMTGWRLGYVISNNEIMNAILKLQQNLFISAPTISQYSALKAFEEETEKIVKKMLNEFNRRRKLVLKYVKNFGWKVNNPIGAYYVFPNIGEDGKEFTYKLLKEKHVALAPGIGFGSNGKNHVRISYANSYENIKEGLERIKEFIE from the coding sequence ATGCTATCAAAACGAATGTTAAATTTTGATTCCTTTGAAGTGATGGATATTTTGACAATAGCACAGAAGTTAGAAAGTGAAGGAAAACATGTAATCCACTTGGAAATTGGAGAACCGGACTTTAACACCCCAAAACCAATAATCGAAGAAGGAATAAATTCATTAAAAGATGGAAAAACTCACTACACAGATAGCAGGGGGATAATAGAACTTAGGAAGAAAATCTGTGAATTATATCTCAAAAAATATGGAGCAGATTTAAATCCAGATAATGTTATTATTACAGGAGGTAGTTCATTAGGGTTATTCTTCGCTCTATCATCAATAATAGACGATGGAGATGAGGTTCTAATTCAAAATCCATGCTATCCATGCTACAAAAACTTTATCAGATTCTTGGGAGCTAAGCCAGTTTTTTGTGATTTTACCATTGAGAGTTTAGAAAATGCCATATCTAAAAAAACAAAGGCAATAATTATAAATTCTCCATCTAATCCTCTCGGAGAAACAGTAAAAAAAGAAATATACGAGTTTGCATATGATAACATACCTTACATCATATCAGATGAAATCTACAATGGCTTAGTTTACGACGGAAAAAATTATTCAGCAGTAGAGTTTGATGAAAACATGGAAAAAACAATATTAATAAATGGTTTCTCAAAACTTTACGCAATGACTGGATGGCGACTTGGATATGTTATTTCAAACAACGAAATTATGAATGCAATATTAAAATTACAACAAAATTTGTTTATATCTGCCCCAACAATCTCGCAGTATTCTGCTCTAAAAGCATTCGAAGAAGAAACAGAAAAAATAGTTAAAAAAATGTTAAATGAATTTAATAGAAGAAGGAAATTAGTTCTAAAATATGTTAAAAATTTTGGATGGAAAGTTAACAACCCTATCGGAGCTTACTATGTATTTCCAAATATTGGAGAGGACGGAAAAGAATTTACCTACAAACTCCTAAAAGAAAAACATGTTGCATTAGCCCCAGGTATTGGATTCGGAAGTAATGGAAAAAACCACGTAAGAATTAGTTATGCAAACTCCTACGAAAATATTAAAGAAGGTTTAGAAAGAATAAAAGAATTTATTGAGTAA